CCGTCCTCCAGCACCGGGCGGCCCCGGCTCCGTGCCAGGCCTGCGGGGGCTTGGGGCGGGTGCTGCGGGTCGCCAGCCGCCCCACAGAGCCCCCCGGAGCTGCCCCCGCGGAGGCAGAAATTACCTAGGGAGGGCTGCTGGCTGATGGGGTCCTCGTGTTTGAAGGAGTGGTTGGTGAACTGAGCGGCGGGGTGGGACGGCGTGTGGCCGTAGCTGGGGGTCCCGTCAAAGGCCACGGCGCTGTAACCTGGCGGAGAGAGCACAGCGGGGTTAGCGGCAGCCTCCGCCGGTCCCTGCCGGCGCCCGGCCAGCCACAGGGACCCGCGGGCTCCAAACGCCCCGCCTCGGGGGCAGCTCGCCGATCCCCCAcgctggggacaaggacagggcCAGGCTCCCTGAGCCCCTCCGTCCCCTCTGCCGCCGCCCCTCGGCGCTCGCTCGTCTCTCTCGGCGGGCAGAGCCGCGCCGAGCCCGCGCCCGGGCGCGGAAAGTCGGAAGTCTCGTTATTGTTTAAAGAGAACAGATCGGTTTCTGTAATAAAAAGGATGTTTTCATTAATTGTCGCTCATATTAAAAGTGGACGATTCCCATCTGCTCAGTGTACTCATCTGGCGCTCCCAGTTTAGAAGTTACCCTTTAATCTTGcgctttttttattttgttaagaGCGGCTTTCTGAAGAGTCTGCAATAAAGAGGCGGAATATTACGTGCAAAAATAAAACTCCTTTCAGCGAAAATTGCTCTCCAAAATAATAAACAGCCGATTTCGTTTCCTACACTGAGCAGATTTAGATGGAAAGAGACCACCTCTGCTGACCCCGGGCCGGCACACAATCGTAAATCAGGTGCTTGGACACCAACTTTCATTAATGACTTGGAGCTGGCTAAACAACTTCAGCTAAAAAAGTAATTACAAAGTAATATTATCTCAGAGGCTTCTCGGCTCATCAGCATTTACTCCGAGAACCAAGCTCCTCCGAGAGccactcttaaaaaaaaaaaaaaaacaccaacaaaactaagcaaaacaaaaaaacccaaccaaaacaaaacaaaaagtccGACGCGGGcaggggaaagaaagcaaagggaCTACGAGCGCTTTCTCCCTCGCACTCCCCTCCCTTAACCCGCTTATTCCAGCACGGGCATCCCTCACGGACCCGTCTGGATGCTGGATGGGGCGGGTGGCTCGAGAGGGATTTGTCAGTCGAGAGGGAGCGCTCGGGGCTGTTTTCGGGCGCCCGTCTCAGCTCCCTTTCGCTGCCAGATGTTGGGCGCTGGGCAGCTCTCTGCTTCAGCAACGATCCCTAATCGCAGCGGGTGTCAGAGAGAATGAAATGGAGAGGCAGCAAAGGGACTCGagtgctgcttctctgttttATTCTCTCCGCTGGCAGGCTGGGTCCAGAGGACTTCATTAACCTGCGCGGCCGAGCGGGAGAAACGCAGGGAGCCACAGGAGGaatgaaaatattccagaagGCTTTCAAACCTTCACCTTCGAGGAGATTTTAAGTCGGCCCGGAGGCTGCGGGGCTGGCATGGGAGTGGGACTGGCCGAATGTCCCTCACATCGCCCTGACCCCAGGAGCAGCGCTGCTTTCGCCGGGACGCGGGCAGCGCTGACAGGCCGGTACCCATCGGGCTGCCGTCCCACAGCTGTTTCTCGCTCCTTATCTCCTCCCTCAGCCCTCGGGGTAGAGGCTCAACCTTCAACTCCCTTTCCCCCGTTTCCCTCCGTCTCTTTTTTAGCTTTCAGAAAACACTGACACTTTCTACGTTACTTTTGGCCCGCCACAGAGTTTCGGTGACCTTCAAAACTCAGCTCGGAGCAGGACGAGGTTTTGGCCGCATTTTCCGGTGTTGCCTGACCCAAAGCTTCAGGAATGTGATAAGAAAGTTGAGTTCTGAACCGAGCTGCCGATAGTGAGGTCTCTTTAATTAGGGCGTTATCACAACTAGGCCTGATTAAAATGTGCTGAAAATAATTGAAAGTCGTACATCTGGTGGAGAACGGGGCCCGCTGGAGGCATCCAGTTGTTGGAGGAGCCCAGCTGCATGAAAGAGGGAGGCAAACGAGAAGAGGGAAATTGGGCAGAGGTTTCAAAGCCTTAGCTTCCTaccccccaccccatcccatcccagacTTGGCAGAAATGTCATCACAGAGCCAAGGTAGCATCTTTCCCACGGTCGGAGGAACCtctctaaaaacaaaacaaaacaaaaaaagagttcAACCTTGAGGAGAGCCAAAGCAAGAACATTTTAtccataccaaaaaaaaaaaaaaaaaaaaaaaaaaaaaagcaaacacccTTTGCCGATTTTCTCCTTGCCGTAGGAGCCCTCTCTCTCTGCGTGTCACCGAAAGGCAGCTGTGGCTAAGCCCCAGGGCTGCACGTGTGGAAGGCAGCCCCGAGCCGAGGGGACCCCCCCGGCCCGCGGCGAggcagcccggcccgggggagCACGGGAGGCAGCCGGGACACGGCCCTGCTCCCCGCCACGGCGCCGTGCCCGGGCTCCTGCCGGGCCGGGATGCGCGGGGCTGTGCGGAGGCCTCAGGGAGCCGGGCCCGGCTCTCCGCCCGCACAGGTGCGGGTGTGTGCGTGGGTGTGTGCCGGTGTGTGCGGGGTGTGTGCGTGGGTGTGTGCGGGGTGTGTGCGGGGCTGCAGACGGAGCACGGCCCGCGGGGCGTCGGGCCCCAGGAGAGCCCAGCGTGGGCTCCGTGTGTTGGGGCATTAAAGGCTCGGTTCCTCCCCGGGCTGGGTAAAACCCGGGCGTCAGGATGGAGCGGGCTCGCAGCTATTTTGTCCCTCGCTAACTCgaatttctctcttctctccgCTTTCTCGTCCCTATTTCCGCCCAGCGATTATGAATCCCCTCCAAAGTCTAAAATCTTCTCAGATGTCTTTCAAAATACATCTTTCCCCGTCAGAGTCCCTGTACCGGCGGGCTCCGGGCCGCTCCCCTCCCGTCCCGCAGCTGGAGCCGGGACCCCGCGGGGCATGCAGCAGCTCCGGAGCCTCGGCAGGGCCGagcctctccccagctccagggatgctgcccATTTTCCCAGCCGGGATCGGCAGCACGGCCCAGGAGCCCCGCTCTGCAGTTTCCTACGTCGGAGCCCAGCGCCGGGGGAAGCCCCCTGGGGCAGGGGCCGGGGGTCGAAGGCAGCAGCGCGGTGGCACCGGGGCGGCGACCCGGCACTGCCCGGGGGAGGTCTGTGCTGAACACCCCCTGCGCCTCGCTGCGAACATCGCCCGGGCCGCGGGCCGCACCTCGGCGGCCGGCACCGAGCGCGTCCCCGGCCTcggcctctgctctgcccctcgCCCTGCGGCCCGAATGGCCCGGGCCGGTCTGTCCCAGCCCCCCGGTGGGTACGCGATTGTCCCCGCGGGCCACAGCAATCCCGAGATGCGGGCTGGGTGCGGGGATCCCCATCCTAAAAGCAGAGAGACCCCGGCCGCTCATCCCGCCCCGGCAGGGCCACTCTGGCACACTCTGCCGATCCCAGTGCCCCGAGCCGCGGCGCCTCGGCTGCCCGGCTCCCCTCGGGCGAGCCCCGGCACACCGCCGCTCACTCCGGGGCCAGCTGAAGGAGGGCGAGCGAGACCCGAAAGGTCTCATGCAAGCTCTCCGCACGCTGGCCCCTCTTCCTGTCTTCCTCGCGTTCGCACCCGCGAATGTTTATACTGCAGGCGCTGGAAGAAGAAGGATTAGGTGCTGACCCCGGTGCCACACGCGGATGACCCTTCAATGCCCGGCCGCTCGCCCTCGGGAGCCTCTCAGGGCGGTGCGAACACCGGGGAGCGCGGGGAGCTGCGGCGCAGCCGGCCCCGACCGCGGAGGTGCGGGCAAGAAACGACGAGGCACCCCCGCTTGTGCATTCCAGCTCGGGAATACTCAGCCCTCCCGAGGTTCATTCGACAAGGGGCTCGAAAACAATAGTGTGCGGACAGCTCTTTTCGGATTCAGGAGGAAGTTTGGAGGTTTACCCCCGCCACCGCCCTATCGCCCCCGAGATAAGCAGAGGGAATTCTCTCGGGCCGCGGGCCCCAGCTCCATTCCGGGACTTGTGCCGTCTCCGGCCCGAACAAACCTTTGCGAAGGCGAGAGGCTGCTCCAAGCCGGGGAGGGGGCCGGGGGGCTCCAGCCCGCCTGGCAGAGCCGCCCGCTGCATCCGCTGCCCCGCAGGAGGGGTGGGGGCCGAGCAACTCGTGTCTCCTAAAGCACCCGGGAGCGACGTGGCTGCCGCacggggagggaagggaggcacGGCAGGGCCGGCTCGCCTAACCCGGCTCGGCTGCCGCGGAGAAACACTGCGCTCGGTGTTTACATCAGGCGCGGCCCTGCGGGGCTGAGCGGGCGCCTCCGGGGGCCGCCCCCCGAGCCCGGGGCGCCCGGCAGCGCGGCCCTTACCCTGGTTGCGGATGGCTTGCTGGCTCTCCAAGCAGTTGGGCAGGTAGGGCCCGTTGGGGAACATCCGAGCCTGGCCCGAGGGCGGCTGGCTGGGCGGCGGGGCGCCGAAGGGCCCGTAGCGGCAAGCCCCGGCCGTGCCCGTGAACTGGCCGGAGAAGTGCACGGTGAAGGCGCTCAGGTACTGCTCCTCGTGCGGGTCCGATCCGTTCCAGCTCGGCTCCTGCTTGATGAAGGAGTGCGGCCCCAGCGAGCCGTAGGAGGCCCCCGGGGGAAAGTCCAGCACGGGCGCCCACTGCGCCGCGCTGCTCACCGGCATGGTGCAGTTGCTGTTGCCCGGCAGGGAGGGCACGGAGGGCAGCAGCGCGTTGAGGTCTCGGACGTCGGAGCCCATCTGCTCGCAGACCTTCTGCCTGCCGCCGGGCAGCCAGTCTCCCCCCGGGCCGCACTTGTTCCAAGACACCTGGCCCCTGCCCGCCAAGCCGGAGGCCGGCTCCGGCTGCAGGCACCAGGCCGGCGAGCTCAGCCCTTTGGGGGAAGTTTGCTCCGCGACGCAGCTCCCCGGGTCCAGCCCTGCGGGAGCCGGCAGCAGCGACAGGGAAAGGTTGTTCTCCAGGATCGCCTCCGGGCTTGCACCCCGCTCGCGGCGCAGGGCCGGGTGCGGTGAGCGCgcgtgtgtgtctgtctgtacGAATGTCCGCCTGTCCGAGCTAGGAGGGCACAGCCGCCGCGCACGCCTCACCTCGGATGCCTGCTCGCCCTCAACTTTGCAAAGCTCAAATAGAGGCGcttgcaggggaggaggagtCAGCCACGCCGATCCTCCATTCACACAACCTCCGCCGAGGGGCTGCCCACAGCCCGCTCTGCTGAACCCAGCCGGACCAGACGCGCGGGGGGAGGGGAGACACAGGAGAGCCGGGGATGGAGGGGGAGAGGTGACTGTGGGAGAATATATCTCCCCTACACATCACTCCCACCCTTCTTCTGGTGCAAGCGCCACTAAATCTCACCCTAACGTCCCTCCGGCTTTGGGAGAGGCTTGCGGGACTGTTAGAGGGATCCAGGTGCCAGTAAGTACGTGCTGGCTGACTTCCCCCGCCAGCTCCGTGCGTGTCCGTGGCGATTCCCGAGGGCGGCGAGGTCGCAGGCCCCGGGGACCGCGCGGAGAAGCCTCCGCCCTTGCAGGAACCAGGGGAAGTGACACGACCCGGGCCGGGCGGACCCCGTTCCTGAGAGGGGAAAGTGTCTTTCCAGGTGCCTCTCCCGCTGTGGGAGGATCCGGCgtctccaggagctcctgcgGGGTGCGAGCCCCCCGCAACCCTGGCGCTCCCTGTcccgggggcgcggggccgcggcaCATCGCCCGGGGCTGGCCGGGCCGGGGCACCGAGGGCCAGGGGAGGGGTGGGAGCCCTTTGCAAGGGCCCCGGGGCCGGCGTGTGCCCGGCCCTAGCCCTGTGCCTCGGACCTGCCTGTGTGCGAGGGGAAAGAAGCAGCTGGGCGGGCGGGGGAGGACGGCAGCGCCGTGAGTAACCTGCTTTGGAGAGATTCACCTGGCACCGCTCCCGGGAAGGCCCCGAGcctctctttcctctccagcctcctggaCAGCGGCTCCTCAGCGTGCAtcccgggggcggcggccggAGGGCCCCCGAGGGCACCCGACGCTTATCCCCGGACCGTCCTTCCTGCCAGGAGACACGGCAGGGTCCGGGCCGGCCCCGGCAGCGAGGGTGCCGTGATTCTGGCGGTGCCGGAGCCCACCCAGGCCGACTGCCCGGGCAGGAAgcgccggggcgggcggcggtgccTGCCGCGGGCAGGACGCGCTCTCTCCGAGGGCGAGGAGGGGAATCCCGCCGCCCTGCTGCAGAACTACCGATGAGCAGCCacccggggctgcggggcgctGCCGCCTCGGGGCTCTCGCGGGGTCGTAGCCGCCCCGCCGCCCTGTCCCTTGCGCGTTGTCCCCGGGCGCTTCAGAACCGCGGCACCGCAAACCGGGGTCCCCGCCCGGCGACACCCCCGCGACCCTCACCTTCCTCTGCGGCGACAGCAGCGACAGAGGCGCCGCGAAGGCTCACCGGCCGCAGGACACGCCGAGCCCCTTGTCTTCCCGGTGACAGTGCACACCTCGGGATTTCCTATCCCTCGCGGCATCCAAGGTTATAGCAAGCATCGTCAACGTCGGGGAGATGTTTTAAGATTCAAAGGGTAAATGCTAcaacagaataaattaaaataggTCGTTATCGAAGCAGACAagtataatttcattttctcttaaaacTAATTAGTCATAGCGGTCGGTTTTTGTTAttagtgaaattatttttttcaaaaactatTTCAGGTAattcccttttaaaatctctcttttgGCGCATACATCTGTTTATTACAAAATGCCACGTGCAACATAAGTGCGA
This region of Motacilla alba alba isolate MOTALB_02 chromosome 5, Motacilla_alba_V1.0_pri, whole genome shotgun sequence genomic DNA includes:
- the LOC119701352 gene encoding collagen alpha-1(III) chain-like — encoded protein: MEGESSVRVRGDSRGRRGRRPRGPRGEASALAGTRGSDTTRAGRTPFLRGESVFPGASPAVGGSGVSRSSCGVRAPRNPGAPCPGGAGPRHIARGWPGRGTEGQGRGGSPLQGPRGRRVPGPSPVPRTCLCARGKKQLGGRGRTAAPLLDSGSSACIPGAAAGGPPRAPDAYPRTVLPARRHGRVRAGPGSEGAVILAVPEPTQADCPATRGCGALPPRGSRGVVAAPPPCPLRVVPGRFRTAAPQTGVPARRHPRDPHLPLRRQQRQRRREGSPAAGHAEPLVFPVTVHTSGFPIPRGIQGYSKHRQRRGDVLRFKGLQDVPPQSPRPPKAPWTALVKCSPCGETALTSLPAGSRSASRSGRTGAPAHRGHPCPGPAGSCGIGTGAAAGWARFCDGATHEQRNNTTLWPSAHPSSPRLLARLGGLRSSQLSSAQPSSAQPSSAQLSPAQLSPAQPSLSAGTCALPGRLSRAGHGARPPPKRPGASRGRKGRTLLSRDGLRTFGRRPAPLSPAVPV